GAAGTAAGATAAACTTATGAGTTCAAAAGTTGATGAATTAAAAGCCGCAGACTTCCTGCACCACCAAGTATTATAGCCTATTTGATGAAAAAACTCCAGCACATAAATGAACTTCAAATGAATCTGGTTGAGGAATATTATATAGCTCAAATGCCAGAAGGTTATTAAGTCAAGTACAATTGAAGTAATGAAAAGGCTCACCCAAATTCTGGATAAAAGTTCAACCAAGTTATTCTAAATGGGTAAAAGGGGAGAAATGGTTTTATTGCAAATTAGACATTCAATTTCTAAGTTTTGACCAGTAGTTATATAAGTAGTTTCTTCTGCCCCCTAAGAGATGATTCAAAAGTTCATTAACGCTTTCATATAAATTGTGTAGCTGATAAACAAACTCATTGTAAGGCCCTAAAAAGGAAATGCTTAAAGGCTTCCAAATGCTTAAACTCATTTGTAGCTGATCATATTTCAATTTTATATGATCTCTCTAATCCGTTTACCGCTCTACCTTAGATAAAACTAGGCAATAAGGCTGACCTTTCTAATCAAATCTTCGTTAAGCTTCAGCATGTCCTCTAAGGGAGTAAAAGCAAGCTCCATATCAAGCTGTGTAAACTCGGGCTGCCTATCAGCTCTTAAATCTTCATCCCGAAAACATCTGCAAATAACGAAACCAAATATTGCAGTTAATTCTAATATTGGTAGAAGTGGCATAAAAATCACTTTCGAAATGAGCGGCTAATAATAGTAAATCAATTTAGACAAAAAGACAGCGAAAAATTTACCTTGCTATCTGATAATACTTATCAAAACCAGAAACCATCAACATTTGCTTGAACAGTTGCGGACTTTGAGGCAAAGCATAAAATGTTCCTGGCTTCAAATTACATATTAGAGAAAATAAGCTCCCCAAACTAAGATGGAAGTATCTAATAAGCTCCCCAAACTAAGATGGAAGTATCTAGTAAGGTAAACCGAAAGGAACGATTGTCCCATGTTGGGGGTTCGCAGAGAAGACATCAAAATAATGATGTGAATGCCAGCAGAAAAGTTGTAAAGTACCTGAACTCTCGATGGAACTAAATAATCTCGGGCTCCTTCGGGTGTCGATCTAGAGAGTATTGGAGTCTCAATCTACCTTATAACCATGTGTAAAAATCAGAATCAAAACAAAACCTTCCCCTTTAATCTTTCTTTCTCGAATAACACAAAGTACGAAAATCCATAACATAATGCCAATCCTTTTTACAATAACTAACACACTGTACCTCCACAAAATCATGTACATCCTCCAGATACCTTCTCATCAGTTTCACCACCTTATGCCGCAGCATTATGTTGGATTGCATTTGCGGCCGGCGCAAGTCAAGACACCGGTACCTATCAACAAGTATCTGAGTAGCATCACTAAATACAGCTCAAATTGGTAACCAAAGAAACAAAATTCAAACACTCTTGGTAAGCCAAAGAAACAAAATTCAACTCATTTCCATCGAAAACAAACACAAGCAAGTGCGAAATTCACCTCAACCGTATCTCCTCCTTCATCAAATCCTTTGCATCCTCCGCAGTAGTAACTAAAAACGGCAGCTTTGCCCTCACTGCATTCAACACTTGAACATTCTCCGCCGCAATCTGTCCACATTGATCATTCATATATCAATCACTCATCATCATCACCGAAATTCAAAAGGGTTTAGGGTTTACCTCAATTTCGCCGGTTTTCATTTTCTGATTGACGGAGTCGGCGGGCCTAGACCGGACTCGGCCTTCAACGGCGACGACGTACTCGAGCCTGAGGTCGTTGACGGCGGAATGCGCCTCGGGGAAAGAGTCGGGGAGAGTGGTGACCTGGACGGAGCCGGAGTGGTCCCTGAGGTTGAGGAAAGTGAGGCCGCCGTGGACGCGGTGGAGGGCGACCCAGCCGCAGAGGGTGACGCGCTTGCCGACGTCATCGGCGGAGAGTTCTCCGCAGAGGACGGTGCGGGGGACCCACAGGAGGGGAGGAGATGGGGGGTTGGGGATGGGAGTGAGGGTTTGAGGAGGAGTTGGAGTTGGGGAGGCGGAAAATGAGGCGGAGGGAAAGGAGGCGGGTTTTTTGGGGTTTAGGGGTTTAGGGAGGAAAGAGGGTTTAAGAGAATAGAGGGTGTGGAAGAGAAGAGGAAGAGGGCAGAAGGTTCTGCGGAGGAGGGACATGGCTCCTCTCTTGTGTGCTGTGGCGTGGATGGAAGAGTTTGAACAGAGTTTGGGAATTTGGGAGTTTGGGGTTTAAGGATTGAGAAGAGGGTGATGTGGCATTGTGGCCAGTAGAGTCGAAGCACAATTCTAAAATAAAGATGTGTATTATACTTTTCTTTTGATTAATAAATAAATAAAAAAATACCTCGACATATGGAA
The window above is part of the Fragaria vesca subsp. vesca linkage group LG2, FraVesHawaii_1.0, whole genome shotgun sequence genome. Proteins encoded here:
- the LOC101309612 gene encoding aspartate--tRNA ligase-like: MSLLRRTFCPLPLLFHTLYSLKPSFLPKPLNPKKPASFPSASFSASPTPTPPQTLTPIPNPPSPPLLWVPRTVLCGELSADDVGKRVTLCGWVALHRVHGGLTFLNLRDHSGSVQVTTLPDSFPEAHSAVNDLRLEYVVAVEGRVRSRPADSVNQKMKTGEIEIAAENVQVLNAVRAKLPFLVTTAEDAKDLMKEEIRLRYRCLDLRRPQMQSNIMLRHKVVKLMRRYLEDVHDFVEIETPILSRSTPEGARDYLVPSRVQPGTFYALPQSPQLFKQMLMVSGFDKYYQIARCFRDEDLRADRQPEFTQLDMELAFTPLEDMLKLNEDLIRKVFLEIKGVDLPNPFPRLTYAEAISRYGSDRPDIRFDLELKDVSDIFSDSTFRVFADTLGSGGIIKVLCVPSGAKRYSNTALKKGDIYNQAIKSGAKGLPFLKVLDDGGIEGIPALTSSLDQTKIEQFLSRCSAKPGDLILFAVGHQTSVNKTLDRLRVFVAHELDLIDDSRHSILWVTDFPMFEWNDLEQRFEALHHPFTAPNPEDINDLSSARAIAYDMVYNGVEIGGGSLRIYKREVQQKVLEIVGISPEEAEAKFGYLLEALDMGAPPHGGIAYGLDRLVMLLAGASSIRDVIAFPKTTTAQCALTRSPSEVDPQQLQDLSLQTR